From the genome of Streptomyces sp. NBC_01304:
GGAAGAGGTCCGCCCCCCGGCGGTGATCGTCATCGGCGACGTGGTGGAAGTGGGCCCCACCTCGCAGGCCGACCCCGAAGCCACGGCCTGACCCCCGCCCGCACCTCCGTAACCAGCGGTAACTCAATCCCCGCCGAGCCGTTGGCACCGCACCCAGGACAAGGCAGTATCACCCTGTGGCTGATCTCATCACTGTCGACGACCCCGACGACCCGCGCCTGCGCGACTACACCGGCCTGACCGACGTAGAACTGCGACGCAAGCGCGAACCCGCCGAAGGACTCTTCATCGCCGAGGGCGAGAAGGTGATCAGACGCGCCAAGGACGCCGGTTACGAGATGCGTTCCATGCTGCTCTCGGCCAAGTGGGTCGACGTGATGCGGGACGTCATCGACGAGCTCCCCGCCCCCGTGTACGCGGTCAGCCCGGACCTGGCCGAGAAGGTCACCGGCTACCACGTGCACCGGGGCGCGCTCGCCTCCATGCAGCGCAAGCCGCTGCCCTCGGCCGACGACCTCCTCACCACGGCCCGCCGGGTCGTGGTCATGGAATCGGTCAACGACCACACCAACATCGGCGCGATCTTCCGCTCCGCAGCCGCCCTCGGCATGGACGCGGTCCTGCTCTCCCCGGACTGCGCCGACCCGCTCTACCGCCGCTCGGTGAAGGTCTCCATGGGCGCGGTCTTCTCCGTCCCGTACGCGCGTCTCGAATCCTGGCCCAAGAGCCTGGAGACGGTCCGCGAGGCGGGCTTCAAACTGCTCGCCCTCACCCCGGACGAGAAGGCCTCGACCCTCGACGAGATGGCCCCGCACCGCATGGACCGGGTGGCCCTGATGCTCGGCGCGGAGGGCGACGGCCTGTCCACGCAGGCGCTGGTCGCCGCCGACGAATGGGTGCGCATCCCGATGGCGCACGGCGTCGACTCGCTCAATGTGGGTGCCGCGGCAGCGGTCGCGTTCTACGCGGTGACGGCAGGCCGACCGCAGTCCTGAAGCGGCCCGTGGCCCGGCCGCGTACACCGCTGTTCGGATACGTTCATCCGGATACGTTGCCGGGCTCGCCGGAGCCGGACACCTCGTGCACTCCCTGCCCCGAGGTCAGCCGCCCGAGCCCCTTCGCCGGTCCCTGGCAGCCCTGCGCCGCCGCGATCCCCAGCGCCACGAGCAGCGTCACCACGACGAAGACGATCAGCCGCTGCCGCAATAGCCGCGGATTGGCAGGGATGCGCCGCCCGGTACCGGTCGTACGCGGAGCAGGGCGGCCGTTGGTGGAGCGCGGCGCGGGACGGCTGCCCGAGCGGCCGGTGTTCCTGGGCGCCGGCGGGCGCTGCCCGGGGCGCGAGGCGCTGGGGCGGGACGTACCTGAGGCACTGGGGCGGGACGGCGGCGGAGTGGGCGACTGGGCCCGCCGGGTGCGCTGCGCCGCGTAGTCGTCGGAGCGCTCGGTGTTCCGCTCCTGCGGCTGCTCGCGGCGGGGCGCGGGCGGCCGGGCGTCGGTCAGGCCCTGCGCCTCCCTGGCCGCGATCTCCTTGAGCCGCTGGGAGAGTTGAAGGGTGCTGGGCCGGTCCTCGGGCGTCTTCGCCAGGCAGGCCCGCACCAGCGGCGCCAGCGCGTCCGGCACCCCGTGCAGCTGCGCCTCCTCGTGCACCACGCGATAGAGCATGACCTCGGAACTGCCGTGCCCGAAGGGCGAGTCACCCATCGCGGCGTACGCGAGCGTCGCCCCCAGCGAGAACACATCCGTGGCGGGAGTGACCGCCGCGCCCCGCACCTGCTCCGGCGCGAGGAAGCCGGGTGAGCCGACCGCCGTGCCCACGTGCGTGAGCGTGCTGGCACCGGTCGCCCAGGCGATGCCGAAGTCGATGATGCGCGGACCCTTGGGCGACAGAAGGATGTTCGACGGCTTCAGGTCACGGTGTACGACACCGGCCTCGTGCACGGCGACCAGTCCTTCGGAGAGCGCCGAGCCGACCGCCGCCACCTCGGCCGCGGTCAACGGGCCTTCCTCCGCCACCTTGTCGTGCAGCGAGGGCCCGGGAACGTATTGCGTCGCGAACCACGGCCGGTCCGCCTCGAGATCGGCGGCGACGAGCCGGGCGGTGCATCCGCCGCGAATCCTGCGCGCGGCCGACACCTCACGGGCGAACCGCGACCGGAACTCCTGATCCTCCGCCAGATCCGGCCGGATCACTTTGAGCGCGACCCGCTGCCCGCGCCGGTCGGAGCCCAGATAGACCACGCCCATACCACCGGCGCCCAGCCGTCTGTGCAGCCTGAACGAGCCGACGACACGCGGGTCCTCGCGCCGGAGCCGCATCAT
Proteins encoded in this window:
- a CDS encoding TrmH family RNA methyltransferase, producing the protein MADLITVDDPDDPRLRDYTGLTDVELRRKREPAEGLFIAEGEKVIRRAKDAGYEMRSMLLSAKWVDVMRDVIDELPAPVYAVSPDLAEKVTGYHVHRGALASMQRKPLPSADDLLTTARRVVVMESVNDHTNIGAIFRSAAALGMDAVLLSPDCADPLYRRSVKVSMGAVFSVPYARLESWPKSLETVREAGFKLLALTPDEKASTLDEMAPHRMDRVALMLGAEGDGLSTQALVAADEWVRIPMAHGVDSLNVGAAAAVAFYAVTAGRPQS
- a CDS encoding serine/threonine-protein kinase — encoded protein: MAMMRLRREDPRVVGSFRLHRRLGAGGMGVVYLGSDRRGQRVALKVIRPDLAEDQEFRSRFAREVSAARRIRGGCTARLVAADLEADRPWFATQYVPGPSLHDKVAEEGPLTAAEVAAVGSALSEGLVAVHEAGVVHRDLKPSNILLSPKGPRIIDFGIAWATGASTLTHVGTAVGSPGFLAPEQVRGAAVTPATDVFSLGATLAYAAMGDSPFGHGSSEVMLYRVVHEEAQLHGVPDALAPLVRACLAKTPEDRPSTLQLSQRLKEIAAREAQGLTDARPPAPRREQPQERNTERSDDYAAQRTRRAQSPTPPPSRPSASGTSRPSASRPGQRPPAPRNTGRSGSRPAPRSTNGRPAPRTTGTGRRIPANPRLLRQRLIVFVVVTLLVALGIAAAQGCQGPAKGLGRLTSGQGVHEVSGSGEPGNVSG